The Neochlamydia sp. S13 genome has a segment encoding these proteins:
- a CDS encoding ATP-binding protein produces MRFINRQQELSRLDRLANSEEAAMAIIWGRRRVGKTRLLLEWAHKYQGIYYTADESAPAIQRKYFALALQQALPDFAAVEYSDWHSLFMRLAKEAMYTGWRGPLIIDELPYLISSSPELASVLQKFIDHEGKKAKMIVALSGSSQRMMQGAVLDASAPLFGRANEIIKLEPITAGYMAEGLNIKSSREMVETYSIWGGIPVIGN; encoded by the coding sequence ATGAGATTCATTAATCGGCAGCAAGAGCTGTCTCGCTTGGATCGCTTAGCTAATAGCGAGGAAGCAGCAATGGCTATTATTTGGGGAAGAAGGCGGGTGGGAAAAACGCGTCTACTTTTAGAATGGGCTCATAAATACCAAGGTATTTACTATACAGCAGATGAATCGGCCCCCGCCATCCAAAGAAAATATTTTGCTTTAGCCCTTCAGCAAGCTTTACCGGACTTTGCAGCCGTTGAATATTCAGATTGGCATTCCTTATTCATGCGATTAGCTAAAGAGGCGATGTATACTGGCTGGCGCGGCCCCTTAATAATTGATGAGCTTCCTTATCTTATCTCTTCATCTCCTGAATTGGCTAGCGTTCTGCAAAAATTTATTGATCATGAAGGGAAAAAAGCAAAAATGATTGTGGCATTATCAGGCTCAAGTCAACGCATGATGCAAGGTGCCGTATTAGATGCTTCTGCTCCTTTGTTTGGTAGAGCTAACGAAATTATTAAACTAGAACCTATAACTGCAGGCTACATGGCAGAAGGTTTAAATATTAAAAGTTCTCGAGAAATGGTGGAAACATATTCTATTTGGGGAGGCATCCCCGTTATTGGGAACTAG
- a CDS encoding DUF234 domain-containing protein codes for MGRHPRYWELVNNNRGSFFENIDQLVLDPLGALNDEPNHLLLEEAAIGLRPILDAIGLGAHRLSEIAARIGQPVTSFMRQIQRLLELDLIEREISFGSTEYNSKRTLYKIKDPFMRFWFEIVAPQRSYFTQISSAQRQAYLKNSFQPIFSVTWEDLCRAAVPRFPYQLSNIAFGRASRYWHKKDSEWDILADSVEGKALFIGEAKWIAKPPSAQWIYKTIEELKYKGLPPTARQSNKQVVYGLFIPEKPKDLDLPENIQVIDANEVLQVLR; via the coding sequence TTGGGGAGGCATCCCCGTTATTGGGAACTAGTAAATAACAATAGGGGCTCATTTTTTGAAAATATTGATCAGCTGGTTTTAGATCCCCTTGGAGCACTAAACGATGAGCCTAATCACTTGCTTTTAGAAGAAGCTGCCATAGGCTTAAGGCCTATTTTAGATGCCATAGGCCTAGGAGCCCATCGCCTATCAGAGATTGCAGCTCGCATTGGGCAGCCTGTCACTTCTTTTATGCGCCAAATTCAACGATTATTAGAACTTGATTTAATTGAGCGAGAGATTTCTTTTGGTTCTACTGAATATAATTCTAAACGCACTCTTTATAAAATAAAAGATCCTTTCATGCGTTTTTGGTTTGAAATTGTAGCTCCTCAGCGCAGTTATTTTACTCAGATCAGCTCGGCCCAACGTCAAGCTTATCTTAAAAATTCCTTTCAGCCTATATTTTCTGTCACATGGGAAGACCTTTGTCGAGCCGCGGTTCCACGTTTCCCCTATCAATTGAGCAATATTGCTTTTGGAAGGGCAAGCCGTTATTGGCATAAGAAAGATTCAGAATGGGATATATTAGCTGATTCAGTCGAGGGTAAAGCTTTATTTATTGGAGAAGCAAAATGGATAGCAAAGCCCCCTTCCGCTCAATGGATCTATAAAACTATTGAAGAATTAAAATATAAAGGTCTTCCTCCTACAGCTAGGCAATCTAATAAGCAAGTTGTTTACGGATTATTTATTCCTGAAAAGCCTAAAGACTTGGACTTACCTGAAAACATACAAGTAATCGATGCAAATGAAGTGCTACAAGTTTTAAGGTAG
- a CDS encoding leucine-rich repeat domain-containing protein, producing MNASSSITLEQLPNEILVPILKHCTSPALFSVCRRWHHLLATEIMPSLYRQIGSIHVPQGDISKQSLIVDKIYKLEGGLSETEKVKEIFKQTFALASSLSPMELEFKWVTEEKRYFTLANYSSYLININRLLIWRSLPGGKEYLEQEKIKYLPLANKGKLFKDWIENHGKGITEANLEGSGLILLPPEIKQFSQLGRLSLGSNQLTTLPAEIGQLSHLQCLGLQHNQLTALPAEIGQLPQLKDIFLSGNQLTSLPAEIGQLSQLENFYLDNNQLTSLPIEIGRLSQLQYLGLQQNRLAALPAEIGGLSQLCTLHLDYNQLTTLPAEIGQLSKLEMLYLSENQLAFLPPEIWQLSSLYHLAISSNQLTTLPAEIGRLSQLEGLQLDDNQLTTLPAEIGQLSQLKVLLIGNNPLTSLPAEIAQLPEYLYLALEQTLRQILQKN from the coding sequence GTGAACGCTAGCTCTTCTATCACCCTTGAGCAATTGCCTAATGAAATATTAGTCCCCATTTTAAAGCATTGTACCTCGCCTGCCCTTTTTAGCGTTTGTAGAAGATGGCATCATCTGCTAGCTACTGAAATCATGCCTTCTCTTTATAGGCAAATAGGCAGCATTCATGTTCCACAAGGAGATATTAGCAAGCAGTCCCTTATTGTGGATAAGATTTACAAGCTAGAAGGTGGGCTTTCTGAAACAGAAAAAGTCAAGGAAATTTTTAAGCAAACCTTTGCTCTAGCTAGCTCACTTTCTCCTATGGAGTTAGAATTTAAATGGGTAACTGAGGAAAAAAGATATTTTACCCTGGCTAATTATTCTTCCTATCTTATAAATATTAATCGCCTATTAATTTGGAGAAGCCTTCCTGGTGGAAAGGAGTACTTAGAGCAAGAGAAAATCAAGTATCTGCCTTTAGCAAATAAAGGAAAACTTTTTAAAGATTGGATTGAGAACCATGGTAAAGGGATCACAGAAGCAAATTTAGAAGGAAGTGGCCTGATCCTTTTACCTCCGGAGATAAAACAGTTTTCTCAGCTTGGTAGGCTTTCCCTAGGCAGCAACCAGCTCACCACCCTTCCTGCCGAGATAGGGCAGTTGTCTCATTTACAATGTCTTGGCTTGCAACACAACCAGCTAACTGCTCTTCCCGCCGAGATAGGGCAGCTGCCTCAACTGAAAGACATTTTCCTAAGCGGTAACCAGCTTACCAGCCTTCCCGCAGAAATCGGGCAGCTTTCTCAGCTGGAAAATTTTTACTTAGACAACAATCAGCTCACCTCTCTGCCGATAGAAATAGGGCGGCTGTCTCAATTGCAATATCTTGGCTTGCAACAAAACCGGCTAGCTGCTCTCCCTGCAGAGATAGGAGGCTTGTCTCAACTGTGCACTCTCCACTTAGACTACAACCAACTTACCACCCTTCCTGCAGAGATAGGGCAACTCTCCAAGCTGGAAATGCTTTATTTAAGCGAGAACCAGCTTGCCTTTCTTCCTCCAGAAATATGGCAACTTTCTTCACTCTACCACCTAGCCATAAGCAGCAACCAGCTCACCACGCTTCCTGCGGAGATAGGGCGACTTTCGCAACTGGAAGGCCTTCAATTAGACGACAACCAGCTCACCACTCTTCCTGCAGAGATAGGGCAGCTTTCACAGCTGAAAGTGCTTCTCATAGGCAATAACCCACTTACCTCTCTTCCTGCCGAGATAGCGCAGCTACCTGAATATTTATATCTTGCGTTGGAGCAAACTCTCCGCCAAATCCTTCAGAAAAATTAA
- a CDS encoding Fic family protein, with the protein MPFHPHFTITIPLASALTAIERTRGFLEAAKLSENWLSKMQARALILEAHHTTHIEGTHLSLDQSKKLLSGVKMSDVNFEDVKELLNYKKAFDFVADYVFSRGTITEGLIREIHKRLVEGVRGNSAQPGQYRTIQNYVANSKTKEIIYTPPAPYDVPLLMAELVDWLQHEEKIPPVLLAGIAQFQLVHIHPFLDGNGRTARLLSTLCLHRSGYDFKKLFTISEYYDRNRQEYYQAIQSVRNNHMDMTSWLEYFSTALETQMHEIQLKGSQAIKLDILALKYKLSERQKQALEILLETEKKFTIQEYELLCPGINRRSLQRDLSHLIEIGLILQEGIKKATHYRINPSLD; encoded by the coding sequence TTGCCATTTCATCCTCATTTTACTATTACTATCCCGTTAGCATCCGCTCTTACAGCGATTGAACGCACGCGAGGTTTTTTAGAAGCTGCTAAGCTTTCAGAGAATTGGTTATCCAAAATGCAAGCCCGTGCACTAATTTTGGAAGCACATCATACCACTCATATAGAAGGGACTCACTTGAGCCTCGATCAGTCTAAAAAGCTGCTTTCGGGGGTGAAAATGTCGGATGTTAATTTTGAAGACGTAAAGGAATTATTAAATTATAAAAAGGCTTTTGATTTTGTCGCTGACTATGTTTTTTCCCGCGGGACCATTACTGAAGGCTTAATTAGAGAAATTCACAAACGCTTAGTCGAAGGTGTGCGAGGAAATAGTGCTCAACCGGGCCAATATAGAACCATTCAAAATTACGTAGCTAATTCAAAAACCAAAGAAATCATTTATACTCCCCCTGCACCCTATGATGTTCCCCTACTCATGGCTGAACTAGTCGATTGGTTACAACACGAAGAAAAGATCCCTCCTGTGCTGTTAGCTGGAATTGCCCAATTTCAGCTAGTTCATATCCATCCTTTTCTAGACGGTAATGGCAGAACAGCTCGGCTGCTATCCACCTTATGTCTTCATCGGTCGGGATATGATTTTAAAAAGCTTTTTACGATTAGCGAATATTATGATCGCAATCGACAGGAGTATTATCAAGCCATCCAGTCTGTTAGAAATAATCATATGGATATGACAAGCTGGCTGGAGTATTTTTCTACAGCATTAGAGACACAAATGCATGAAATCCAACTTAAAGGATCTCAGGCGATTAAATTGGATATTTTAGCCCTAAAATATAAACTGTCTGAAAGGCAAAAACAGGCCCTAGAAATTTTACTGGAAACAGAAAAAAAGTTTACTATTCAGGAATACGAGTTGCTCTGTCCTGGCATTAACCGACGTTCGCTCCAACGAGACCTTTCCCATCTGATAGAAATAGGGTTGATTTTACAGGAAGGGATCAAAAAAGCTACCCATTATAGAATTAACCCCAGCCTAGATTAA
- a CDS encoding KH domain-containing protein, with protein MKEFVAYIVKNLVDHPDKVKINEIGGTQTLIIELSVEKSDIGKIIGKKGKTINAIRTLLMSVASRNGIRVNLEILEDGNPVKQEG; from the coding sequence ATGAAAGAATTTGTAGCATACATAGTCAAGAATCTGGTCGACCATCCTGACAAGGTAAAAATTAATGAGATTGGGGGAACACAAACTCTGATTATTGAACTATCGGTTGAAAAATCGGATATAGGAAAAATCATAGGTAAAAAAGGTAAAACGATTAATGCCATTCGTACTCTTTTAATGTCTGTGGCTAGCCGCAATGGCATTCGTGTGAATCTGGAAATACTTGAAGATGGTAATCCAGTTAAGCAGGAAGGCTAA